A section of the Jaculus jaculus isolate mJacJac1 chromosome 6, mJacJac1.mat.Y.cur, whole genome shotgun sequence genome encodes:
- the LOC123461442 gene encoding small nuclear ribonucleoprotein E-like → MVVNSRSQDQKVHKVMVQPTNLIFRHLQDRSGIQLWLYERVSLWIEGCAIGFDAYINLLLDSTEEIHSKTKSRKQLGRIVLKGDNIILLQSVYN, encoded by the exons ATGGTTGTTAATTCTAGATCACAG GACCaaaaggtgcacaaggtgatggtgCAGCCCACCAACTTGATCTTCAGACACTTGCAAGATAGGTCTGGGATTCAGTTGTGGCTCTATGAGCGAGTGAGTCTGTGGATAGAGGGTTGTGCTATTGGTTTTGATGCGTACATAAACCTCCTGTTAGACAGTAcggaagaaattcactccaaaacAAAGTCCAGAAAACAGCTGGGTCGGATTGTGCTGAAAGGAGATAATATTATCCTGCTACAAAGCGTCTACAACTAG